A DNA window from Arachis duranensis cultivar V14167 chromosome 3, aradu.V14167.gnm2.J7QH, whole genome shotgun sequence contains the following coding sequences:
- the LOC107478556 gene encoding LOW QUALITY PROTEIN: GTP-binding protein OBGC, chloroplastic-like (The sequence of the model RefSeq protein was modified relative to this genomic sequence to represent the inferred CDS: inserted 1 base in 1 codon) yields the protein MAFSVSVCFSPNALARPNTHNNRPTRTTTKKPHQSNPKFNNNKTATTYSIPPEPVLLTGGEATTYARLPPKDDYSDPSSCTSHELKLAESTPVNFNKQHQEEEDFSDNFEGNYETLAVFEGKGTAELEGGDEVEDNDLFDEDDVLFDEDDEFLSFEEEPVKEKGVPAVMRCFDRAKIYVKAGDGGNGVVAFRREKYVPLGGXMSGAKGEDAVVKVAPGTVVREAGKEEVLLEMVRPGQRALLLPGGRGGRGNASFKSGNNKVPKIAENGEEGPEMWLELELKLVADVGIVGAPNAGKSTLLSVVSAAKPEVANYPFTTLLPNLGVVSFDYDSTMVVADLPGLLEGAHQGFGLGHEFLRHTERCSALIHVVDGSSPQPDLEFDAVRLELKLFNPELAEKPFIVAYNKMDLPEGYKHWESFKGKLLSRGITPFCMSAVNREGTHEVICAAYELLRKSKEDMEDYEDGEDMTNLNHVADAVQKQRSASIGDFEIFHDSKSNIWHVVGAGLQRFIQMTNWRYHDSERRFQHVLEACGVYKSLMKLGVKEGDTVVVGKMEMIWHDSSNTSSTSRMKKVSTDSVKWPEWK from the exons ATGGCTTTTTCCGTTTCAGTGTGCTTCTCCCCTAATGCACTAGCTCGCCCAAACACACACAACAACAGACCCACCCGCACCACCACCAAGAAGCCCCACCAATCCAACCctaaattcaacaacaacaaaaccGCCACCACTTACTCCATCCCTCCCGAACCGGTTCTACTCACTGGTGGCGAAGCCACCACCTATGCTCGCCTTCCCCCCAAGGACGACTACTCCGACCCCTCCTCCTGCACCTCCCATGAACTCAAGCTCGCTGAATCAACCCCTGTAAACTTCAACAAGCaacatcaagaagaagaagatttcaGTGACAATTTTGAAGGAAATTACGAAACACTAGCAGTTTTCGAGGGAAAGGGCACTGCTGAATTGGAAGGCGGGGATGAAGTCGAAGACAATGACTTATTTGATGAAGACGATGTGTTATTTGACGAAGacgatgagtttttgagcttcGAAGAAGAGCCAGTGAAGGAGAAAGGAGTGCCTGCGGTGATGCGGTGCTTCGATCGGGCCAAGATCTATGTGAAGGCGGGCGATGGAGGGAACGGCGTAGTGGCGTTCCGCCGCGAGAAGTACGTACCTCTTGGCG TGATGAGCGGTGCGAAGGGAGAGGACGCGGTGGTGAAGGTGGCGCCGGGAACAGTGGTAAGGGAGGCAGGGAAGGAGGAGGTGCTGCTTGAGATGGTGAGACCTGGGCAGAGGGCTCTGCTGCTACCCGGTGGAAGAGGTGGCAGAGGGAATGCTTCATTCAAGTCTGGGAATAATAAGGTTCCCAAGATTGCTGAAAATGGCGAAGAGGGCCCAGAAAT GTGGTTGGAGTTAGAGCTCAAGCTTGTTGCAGATGTTGGTATTGTAGGTGCTCCAAATGCTGGGAAAAGTACACTTTTGAGTGTAGTTAGTGCTGCAAAGCCAGAGGTTGCAAATTATCCCTTTACAACACTACTACCCAATCTGGGTGTTGTATCCTTTGACTATGATTCAACAATGGTAGTAGCAGACCTTCCAGGTCTACTTGAAGGAGCACACCAAGGTTTTGGTTTAGGTCATGAGTTTCTTCGACACACTGAAAGGTGTTCCGCCTT GATACACGTGGTAGATGGGTCATCGCCACAACCAGATCTTGAGTTTGATGCAGTTCGTCTAGAGCTGAAGCTGTTTAATCCTGAACTCGCTGAGAAGCCTTTTATAGTTGCTTATAACAAAATGGACCTCCCAGAGGGATATAAACACTGGGAGTCCTTCAAAGGAAAGCTACTATCTCGTGGGATCACACCCTTTTGTATGAGTGCTGTCAATAGGGAAGGTACTCATGAAGTTATCTGTGCCGCTTATGAGCTTTTGCgtaaaagcaaagaagacatgGAAGACTATGAAG ATGGAGAAGATATGACAAACTTGAACCATGTTGCTGACGCAGTACAGAAGCAGCGTAGCGCATccattggtgattttgaaatttttcacgACAGCAAGTCAAATATTTGGCATGTAGTTGGAGCTGGATTACAACGTTTTATCCAAATGACAAATTGGCG ATACCATGATTCAGAGAGAAGATTCCAGCATGTTCTTGAAGCTTGTGGTGTGTATAAGTCTCTTATGAAACTCGGTGTAAAAGAAGGTGACACAGTGGTTGTTGGAAAG ATGGAGATGATATGGCATGATTCCTCAAACACATCTAGTACATCAAGAATGAAGAAAGTATCCACAGATTCAGTTAAGTGGCCTGAATGGAAGTAG